One part of the Luteibacter yeojuensis genome encodes these proteins:
- the hflK gene encoding FtsH protease activity modulator HflK encodes MAWNEPGNGQKDPWNRNRSSGRKPDLDSVLKSLRARFGRFGAGSGGIIAVVLVFVLAWLLVSSYTVIDARQVGVVLRFGQFSRILPPGFHLKAPSPVETVTKVETTQVRSVSDNVSMLTRDENIIAIDFNVQYQVSDARKFLYSNADREENTIHNAAEAAVRSVVGANIMDNILTTPGVDTPAPDQAPAAGVAPAAKETLQQQTRDILQATLDKYDAGILVTGVSFQNVSPPKEVKDAFDDVNAAREDKQSEENKARAYESQVVPVARGDAARIAAEADAQRVERIARANGDVARFNLLLKEYRAAPEVTRRRLWLETVEDVMAGNPKVIDGSNGKNIIQLPVEPNNGAVRNVPGIGTVVQSATTDANPNPSQGSAQ; translated from the coding sequence ATGGCTTGGAACGAACCCGGCAACGGCCAGAAGGACCCCTGGAACCGCAACCGGTCGAGTGGGCGCAAGCCCGATCTCGACAGCGTGCTCAAGAGCCTCAGGGCCCGTTTCGGCCGCTTCGGCGCAGGCAGCGGCGGCATCATCGCCGTGGTGCTCGTCTTCGTCCTGGCGTGGCTGCTGGTGTCCAGCTACACCGTGATCGACGCCCGTCAGGTGGGCGTGGTGCTGCGCTTCGGCCAGTTCTCGCGAATCCTGCCGCCGGGCTTCCACCTGAAGGCGCCGAGCCCCGTCGAAACCGTGACCAAGGTCGAGACCACCCAGGTGCGCTCGGTGTCGGACAACGTCTCGATGCTCACCCGCGACGAGAACATCATCGCGATCGACTTCAACGTGCAGTACCAGGTATCGGATGCACGGAAGTTCCTCTATTCCAACGCCGACCGCGAAGAGAACACCATCCACAACGCGGCCGAAGCCGCGGTGCGTTCCGTGGTCGGCGCCAACATCATGGACAACATCCTGACCACGCCGGGCGTCGACACCCCCGCGCCGGACCAGGCGCCCGCCGCCGGTGTCGCGCCGGCCGCGAAGGAGACGCTTCAGCAGCAGACCCGCGACATCCTCCAGGCCACGCTCGACAAGTACGACGCCGGCATCCTGGTCACGGGCGTGAGCTTCCAGAACGTCTCGCCGCCGAAGGAAGTGAAGGACGCCTTCGACGACGTGAACGCCGCGCGCGAAGACAAGCAGAGCGAAGAGAACAAGGCCCGCGCCTACGAGAGCCAGGTGGTCCCGGTGGCCCGGGGCGATGCCGCGCGCATCGCCGCCGAAGCCGACGCCCAGCGCGTGGAGCGCATCGCGCGCGCCAACGGCGACGTCGCGCGCTTCAACCTGCTGCTGAAGGAATACCGTGCCGCGCCGGAGGTCACCCGCCGCCGCCTGTGGCTGGAAACCGTCGAGGACGTGATGGCAGGCAATCCGAAGGTGATCGACGGCAGCAACGGCAAGAACATCATCCAGTTGCCGGTCGAGCCGAACAACGGCGCCGTGCGTAACGTGCCGGGCATCGGCACGGTCGTCCAGTCCGCGACGACGGACGCCAATCCGAATCCGTCGCAGGGGAGTGCCCAGTGA
- the miaA gene encoding tRNA (adenosine(37)-N6)-dimethylallyltransferase MiaA has translation MSIDRRPLAIFLMGPTASGKTALACALADRFPLGLVSVDSALVYRGLDIGSAKPDAATLARYPHALVDIRDPAQPYSAAEFREDAVAAMERISAEGRVPLLVGGTGLYFRALQRGLSDLPDADPALRARLATEASVIGWEALHARMTALDPAAGERIRPGDTQRIQRALEVMELTGRPLSELQQGGSAVRFPWRVLKLALLPGDRRVLHERIERRFDAMLAAGFLDEVRALRARGDLHADLPAIRAVGYRQAWDYLECEGDATEFRNRGIYATRQLAKRQVTWLRSEMDARTFDPDRGDPLPEAERAVEQFVGMPMPSR, from the coding sequence ATGAGCATCGACCGCCGCCCTCTCGCCATCTTCCTGATGGGCCCGACCGCCTCGGGCAAGACGGCGCTCGCCTGCGCGTTGGCCGATCGGTTCCCCCTCGGCCTCGTCAGCGTCGATTCGGCGCTCGTCTATCGCGGGCTCGACATCGGATCGGCGAAACCGGATGCGGCCACGCTCGCGCGCTATCCGCATGCGCTCGTCGACATCCGCGATCCCGCGCAGCCTTATTCGGCCGCCGAGTTCCGCGAGGACGCCGTCGCGGCGATGGAGCGGATTTCGGCGGAGGGCAGGGTGCCGTTGCTGGTCGGTGGCACCGGACTGTATTTCCGTGCGCTGCAACGCGGCCTCTCCGATCTCCCCGATGCGGATCCGGCGTTGCGCGCGCGGCTGGCCACCGAGGCATCGGTCATCGGCTGGGAGGCGCTGCATGCGCGCATGACCGCGCTCGATCCGGCGGCGGGTGAGCGGATTCGGCCGGGCGACACCCAACGGATCCAGCGCGCGCTCGAAGTGATGGAGCTGACGGGGCGGCCGTTGAGCGAGCTGCAGCAGGGCGGCAGCGCCGTCCGCTTCCCGTGGCGCGTGCTGAAGCTGGCGCTCCTGCCCGGGGACCGGCGCGTACTCCACGAGCGCATCGAACGGCGTTTCGACGCCATGCTGGCCGCCGGCTTCCTCGACGAGGTGCGCGCACTGCGCGCCCGCGGGGACCTTCACGCCGACCTGCCCGCGATACGCGCGGTGGGCTACCGGCAGGCGTGGGACTACCTCGAATGTGAAGGCGATGCCACGGAGTTCCGCAACCGTGGTATCTATGCCACTCGTCAACTCGCCAAGCGCCAGGTCACCTGGCTGCGAAGCGAGATGGACGCCCGAACGTTCGACCCGGACCGGGGGGATCCGTTGCCCGAGGCCGAACGCGCGGTGGAGCAGTTCGTTGGAATGCCGATGCCGTCACGGTAG
- the hfq gene encoding RNA chaperone Hfq, with protein sequence MSKGQSLQDPFLNALRRERVPVAIYLVNGIKLQGTIESFDQFVVLLRNQVSQMVYKHAISTVVPSRNVRVGGHENHGEASSGDGEG encoded by the coding sequence ATGTCCAAAGGGCAATCGTTGCAGGATCCATTTCTGAACGCACTGCGCCGCGAGCGCGTGCCGGTCGCCATCTACCTGGTGAACGGCATCAAGTTGCAGGGCACCATCGAGTCGTTCGACCAGTTCGTGGTGCTGCTGCGCAACCAGGTGAGCCAGATGGTGTACAAGCACGCCATCTCCACGGTGGTCCCGAGCCGCAACGTGCGGGTCGGCGGTCACGAGAACCATGGCGAGGCATCGTCGGGCGACGGCGAGGGTTGA
- a CDS encoding SPOR domain-containing protein, whose product MKTRLLGAAVLIALLVLFVPMFFSSTPPKTDADQTVSLAIPPAPDRELQTRTLDVAPAGTPVAPAANATAAQPAAPAASVTPGNGNRLASVEIASRKPADALPEDLATPPAAAKPATPAPKPAAAAPAAAAPVASAPALPPGTAARGSYSINLSAYADRSKADALVQKVKALGYPVSTAAMNQAGKALTRVTAGPFETRAAAEAARLKIAAAAPGAPATLLSKAETQTADAPAPARPAATKAPAPAAVPAAPPRAGGFAVQVAAVSSEADATRLRDKLRGAGIPGYVDSIASSSGAKLWRVRAGPQTQRDDAVRLKDQIKAKVGLDGVVVPAP is encoded by the coding sequence TTGAAAACACGCCTGCTGGGTGCCGCCGTTCTGATCGCTCTGTTGGTCCTGTTCGTGCCGATGTTCTTCTCCAGCACGCCGCCGAAGACCGACGCGGACCAGACCGTGAGCCTTGCCATCCCGCCGGCGCCCGACCGCGAGCTGCAGACGCGTACCCTCGACGTCGCGCCTGCCGGCACGCCCGTTGCCCCCGCCGCGAACGCGACGGCGGCGCAGCCCGCCGCGCCGGCCGCCAGCGTGACGCCGGGCAACGGCAACCGCCTGGCCTCGGTGGAGATCGCCTCGCGGAAGCCCGCCGACGCGCTCCCTGAGGACCTCGCCACCCCGCCGGCCGCCGCCAAGCCGGCAACGCCCGCGCCGAAGCCCGCTGCCGCCGCGCCGGCAGCGGCCGCGCCGGTCGCCAGCGCCCCGGCCTTGCCGCCCGGTACCGCCGCCCGCGGCAGCTACAGCATCAATCTCAGCGCCTACGCCGATCGCAGCAAGGCCGATGCGCTGGTCCAGAAAGTGAAGGCCCTGGGCTATCCGGTGAGCACCGCCGCCATGAACCAGGCCGGCAAGGCGCTGACGCGCGTCACCGCCGGACCCTTCGAGACGCGGGCCGCCGCGGAGGCCGCGCGCCTGAAGATCGCCGCCGCCGCGCCAGGCGCCCCCGCCACGCTGCTGTCCAAGGCGGAAACGCAGACGGCGGATGCGCCCGCACCGGCTCGCCCGGCGGCCACCAAGGCGCCGGCACCGGCCGCCGTGCCCGCCGCCCCGCCGCGTGCCGGCGGCTTCGCCGTTCAGGTGGCGGCGGTCAGCAGCGAGGCCGACGCGACCCGTCTGCGCGACAAGCTGCGTGGCGCCGGCATCCCGGGTTACGTGGACAGCATCGCTTCCAGCAGCGGCGCGAAGCTCTGGCGCGTCCGCGCCGGGCCGCAGACGCAGCGCGACGATGCGGTCCGGCTCAAGGACCAGATCAAGGCCAAGGTGGGCCTCGACGGCGTCGTCGTGCCGGCGCCCTGA
- the hflX gene encoding ribosome rescue GTPase HflX: MFDRQKKGDRAVLVLPHSRGEGDAIRRGEEFAELVTSAGAEILASIPARVDVPNPRFYIGSGKADEVAEAVRALEADLVLVDHELSPVQERNLEKHLKARVVDRAGLILDIFAQRARSHEGKLEVELAQLKHLATRLVRGWTHLDAQRGGAIGNRGPGETQLETDRRLLAERVKMLTKRLGKVGVQRDQQRRARLRNTVPRVALVGYTNAGKSTLFNALTTGGVYAADQLFATLDPTVRKIDGLACGPAVVADTVGFIRELPHDLVAAFRATLAEARDADLLIHVSDAADEERELLARVVNSVLEEIGAGDVPQLSVMNKIDLADAAPRVDRGDDGKPRQVWLSAATGEGLDGLREALGELLGGERIRAGLELPLSAGRLHARLKAAGAIAGEAIDEHGWHLDIDAPRSVLAPLLGDDVHAGALRELIEPAL; encoded by the coding sequence GTGTTCGATAGACAAAAGAAAGGCGATCGCGCCGTGCTGGTGCTGCCGCATTCCCGCGGCGAAGGCGATGCGATCCGTCGCGGCGAGGAGTTCGCCGAGCTGGTGACCTCGGCGGGCGCCGAGATCCTTGCCAGCATCCCGGCGCGCGTGGACGTGCCCAATCCGCGTTTCTACATCGGCAGCGGCAAGGCCGACGAGGTCGCCGAGGCCGTGCGCGCCCTCGAGGCCGATCTGGTCCTCGTCGACCACGAGCTCAGCCCCGTGCAGGAGCGCAACCTCGAAAAACACCTGAAGGCACGCGTGGTGGATCGCGCGGGCCTCATCCTGGACATCTTCGCCCAGCGCGCCCGTTCCCACGAAGGCAAACTGGAAGTGGAGCTGGCCCAGCTGAAACACCTGGCCACGCGCCTGGTGCGCGGCTGGACCCATCTCGACGCCCAGCGCGGCGGTGCCATCGGCAACCGCGGCCCGGGCGAAACCCAGCTGGAAACCGACCGCCGCCTGCTCGCCGAGCGGGTGAAGATGCTGACGAAGCGCCTCGGCAAAGTCGGCGTGCAGCGCGACCAGCAGCGCCGGGCGCGGCTGCGCAACACCGTGCCGCGGGTGGCCCTGGTCGGCTATACCAACGCGGGCAAATCCACCCTTTTCAACGCGCTGACCACCGGCGGTGTGTACGCGGCGGACCAGCTGTTCGCCACGCTGGATCCCACGGTGCGCAAGATCGACGGACTCGCCTGCGGGCCGGCGGTCGTGGCCGACACGGTCGGTTTCATCCGCGAATTGCCGCATGACCTGGTCGCAGCCTTCCGCGCGACGCTGGCCGAGGCCCGCGACGCGGACCTCCTCATCCACGTCAGCGACGCCGCCGACGAGGAGCGCGAACTGCTGGCGCGTGTGGTGAATTCGGTGCTCGAGGAGATCGGCGCAGGGGACGTGCCGCAGCTCTCGGTCATGAACAAGATCGACCTCGCGGACGCCGCGCCCCGCGTCGACCGCGGCGACGACGGCAAGCCGCGCCAGGTCTGGCTCTCCGCCGCCACGGGCGAGGGGCTCGACGGCCTGCGGGAAGCGCTGGGCGAACTCCTTGGCGGAGAACGCATCCGGGCCGGTCTTGAGCTTCCTCTCAGTGCCGGCCGCCTCCATGCGCGGCTGAAGGCGGCGGGTGCCATCGCCGGCGAGGCGATCGACGAGCACGGCTGGCACCTCGATATCGACGCGCCGCGCTCGGTCCTCGCGCCACTGCTGGGCGACGATGTCCATGCCGGTGCCTTGCGGGAACTGATCGAGCCGGCCCTGTAG
- the hflC gene encoding protease modulator HflC: MKFVTGIVIVALVLLGFNSAFVVKEGENALLLQFGRIVRADYKPGLHFKIPVVQQVMRFDNRILGLDAQPERYFTLEKKSVNVDFYVKWRIADNAAYYRATSGEVVQAVQRLTPIVKDALRYEFNARPLEDLIAGGRKDITERVRHQTDLAARKNLGIAVVDVRIKRIDLPDEVSGSVYKRMRAERLQLANELRYTGKESAETIRADADRQKLVLLADANREATKVKGDGDAQAAAIYAQAYSQDPEFFAFYRSLAAYRKAFADGKGTFVLKPDSEFLRYLNDGPGRQR; this comes from the coding sequence GTGAAGTTCGTTACCGGCATCGTCATCGTCGCCCTGGTCCTCCTCGGGTTCAACAGCGCCTTCGTGGTGAAGGAAGGCGAGAACGCGCTGCTGCTCCAGTTCGGCCGCATCGTGCGCGCGGACTACAAGCCCGGCCTGCATTTCAAGATTCCCGTCGTGCAGCAGGTCATGCGCTTCGACAACCGCATCCTCGGCCTGGACGCCCAGCCCGAGCGTTACTTCACGCTGGAGAAGAAGAGCGTCAACGTCGACTTCTACGTGAAGTGGCGCATCGCCGACAATGCCGCGTATTACCGCGCCACGTCGGGCGAGGTGGTGCAGGCCGTCCAGCGCCTCACGCCCATCGTGAAGGACGCGTTGCGCTACGAGTTCAACGCGCGTCCGCTCGAGGACCTCATCGCCGGGGGCCGCAAGGACATTACCGAGCGCGTGCGCCATCAGACCGACCTCGCGGCGCGCAAGAACCTCGGCATCGCCGTGGTCGACGTGCGGATCAAGCGCATCGACCTGCCCGACGAGGTCAGCGGCTCGGTCTACAAACGCATGCGCGCCGAGCGCCTGCAGCTCGCGAACGAACTGCGTTACACGGGCAAGGAAAGCGCCGAGACGATCCGCGCGGACGCCGACCGCCAGAAGCTGGTGCTGCTGGCCGACGCCAACCGCGAGGCCACGAAGGTGAAGGGCGACGGCGATGCGCAGGCAGCCGCCATCTACGCCCAGGCCTATAGCCAGGATCCCGAGTTCTTCGCGTTCTATCGCAGCCTGGCGGCTTACCGTAAGGCCTTCGCCGACGGCAAGGGCACGTTCGTGCTGAAGCCCGATTCCGAATTCCTGCGCTACCTCAACGACGGTCCCGGCCGTCAGCGCTAA
- a CDS encoding adenylosuccinate synthase gives MGKSVVILGAQWGDEGKGKIVDLLTERVGAVARFQGGHNAGHTLVIKGKKTVLHLIPSGILRDDALCLIGNGVVLSPAALMSEIAELEAQGVDVRPRLKISPATPLIMPYHIAVDKAREAASGAKAIGTTGRGIGPAYEDKVARRSIRVADLMYPHELPEKVKAAVEYHNFVLTEWLKAEPVDYQTVLDEALTWGEYMRPMVDDVATILHDVRRDGGNILYEGAQGALLDIDHGTYPYVTSSNTTVGGALAGTGVGARDIDYVLGICKAYATRVGGGPFPTELNDEMGELLRKKGNEFGASTGRPRRCGWIDLVALKRAVQINGIDGLAITKLDVLDGLETIKVCIAYEYRGKRRELAPLDADGWAECKPVYLEFPGWEESTAGIRDWNKLPPAARAYLRAVEELSGCKLALVATGADRDDTIVLDDPFGGDGNC, from the coding sequence ATGGGCAAGTCAGTCGTCATTCTCGGCGCGCAATGGGGCGACGAGGGCAAGGGCAAGATCGTCGACCTCCTCACCGAACGCGTCGGCGCCGTCGCGCGCTTCCAGGGTGGCCACAATGCCGGTCACACGCTGGTGATCAAGGGCAAGAAGACGGTCCTCCACCTCATCCCGTCCGGCATCCTGCGCGACGACGCGCTCTGCCTCATCGGCAACGGCGTGGTGCTGTCGCCGGCCGCGCTGATGAGCGAGATCGCCGAGCTGGAGGCGCAGGGCGTCGACGTGCGTCCGCGCCTGAAGATCTCGCCGGCGACGCCGCTGATCATGCCGTACCACATCGCCGTGGATAAGGCGCGCGAGGCCGCCTCGGGCGCCAAGGCCATCGGCACGACGGGCCGCGGCATCGGTCCGGCATACGAGGACAAGGTGGCACGCCGCTCCATCCGCGTGGCCGACCTCATGTATCCGCACGAGCTGCCGGAGAAGGTCAAGGCCGCCGTCGAGTACCACAACTTCGTGCTCACGGAATGGCTGAAGGCCGAGCCGGTCGACTACCAGACCGTGCTCGACGAGGCGCTGACCTGGGGCGAGTACATGCGTCCGATGGTCGACGACGTCGCGACCATCCTGCACGACGTACGCCGCGACGGCGGCAATATCCTGTACGAAGGCGCGCAGGGCGCGCTGCTCGACATCGATCACGGCACCTATCCGTACGTCACCTCGTCCAACACCACCGTCGGCGGTGCGCTGGCCGGTACCGGCGTGGGCGCGCGCGACATCGATTACGTCCTGGGTATCTGCAAGGCCTACGCCACCCGCGTCGGTGGCGGTCCGTTCCCCACCGAGCTCAACGACGAGATGGGCGAACTGCTGCGCAAGAAGGGCAACGAATTCGGCGCCAGCACGGGCCGTCCGCGCCGCTGCGGCTGGATCGACCTCGTGGCGCTGAAGCGCGCGGTGCAGATCAACGGCATCGACGGCCTCGCCATCACCAAGCTCGACGTGCTCGACGGCCTGGAGACCATCAAGGTCTGCATCGCGTACGAATACCGCGGCAAGCGTCGCGAGCTCGCGCCCCTGGACGCGGACGGCTGGGCCGAGTGCAAGCCGGTGTACCTCGAGTTCCCGGGCTGGGAAGAGTCCACCGCGGGTATCCGCGACTGGAACAAGCTGCCGCCGGCCGCGCGCGCCTACCTGCGCGCCGTGGAGGAACTGTCGGGCTGCAAGCTGGCGCTGGTCGCCACGGGTGCCGATCGCGACGACACGATCGTGCTCGACGATCCGTTCGGCGGCGACGGCAACTGTTGA
- a CDS encoding CvpA family protein: MNWVDYVILAVLFISVLIGLARGLISEVLSLVIWVAAFWVAWLFGPTVARYFEHSVSLPTARVAIGYGLCFIAVLLVGAVFRFLMSRLVSGTGLGGVDRLFGMLFGLVRGVLIVSGVVFLLGFTALPNEPMWRESTMLPQFAGPAAWLGQQVPANVRDYMHPPAALKDVKLPDVKLPSREELMKLRDLTTPARPTREQNAHPAAATTAASS, from the coding sequence GTGAACTGGGTCGACTACGTCATCCTCGCCGTGCTGTTCATCTCGGTCTTGATCGGCCTGGCGCGCGGCCTCATTTCGGAGGTGCTTTCGCTCGTGATCTGGGTGGCCGCCTTCTGGGTGGCCTGGCTGTTCGGCCCCACGGTCGCGCGGTATTTCGAGCACAGCGTGTCGCTGCCCACGGCGCGGGTGGCGATCGGCTACGGACTTTGCTTCATCGCGGTGCTGCTGGTGGGTGCCGTGTTCCGGTTCCTGATGTCGCGGCTGGTCTCCGGCACGGGGCTGGGCGGCGTGGATCGCCTGTTCGGGATGCTCTTCGGTCTCGTGCGCGGCGTGCTCATCGTCAGTGGCGTGGTGTTCCTGCTGGGCTTCACCGCGTTGCCGAACGAGCCGATGTGGCGCGAATCGACGATGCTGCCGCAGTTCGCCGGGCCGGCGGCATGGCTGGGTCAGCAGGTGCCGGCGAACGTGCGCGACTACATGCATCCGCCCGCGGCGCTGAAGGATGTAAAGCTGCCGGACGTGAAATTGCCCAGCCGGGAAGAATTGATGAAACTGCGCGACCTCACGACACCCGCGCGGCCCACCCGAGAACAGAACGCTCACCCTGCCGCCGCGACCACGGCGGCCTCTTCGTAG
- the folC gene encoding bifunctional tetrahydrofolate synthase/dihydrofolate synthase → MTRTLGEWLAYQERTHPRDIELGLERVRSVWEAMGAPRPAPIVITVGGTNGKGSTVALLEGMLRAAGYRTGCYTSPHLLRYNERIRIDGEDVEDDALVASFERIEAARGGTPQTYFEFGTLAALDLMARAALDVAILEVGLGGRLDAVNIVDADVAVVTTVDLDHQDWLGNDRDSIGREKAGIARAGRPAIVGEANPPEGLLEALRAIGATLVQSGIAYSANVEAAIAAPTGDSWSWVHRDGTVLELPFPALAAPIQLANAATAIAAIHVLGPRLDVSPAAIRSALAAVQVAGRLQRIAVHPRTLVDVGHNPQAARALAAWLDAQPSGGHVLAVYGALADKDVAGVVEAIGQRIDRWFVAGLDRDTPRGLAAEPLAATLAAVLPGAAVSPYPNVSAAWAAAREAATADDTVLLFGSFFVASAALAAPR, encoded by the coding sequence ATGACCCGCACGCTGGGCGAGTGGCTGGCGTACCAGGAACGTACGCACCCGCGCGATATCGAACTCGGTCTCGAGCGGGTGCGCAGCGTGTGGGAGGCCATGGGTGCGCCGCGCCCCGCCCCCATCGTGATCACGGTCGGCGGCACGAACGGCAAGGGCTCCACCGTGGCCCTGCTTGAAGGCATGCTGCGCGCCGCCGGCTACCGCACGGGTTGCTATACCTCGCCGCACCTGCTCCGCTACAACGAGCGGATCAGGATCGACGGCGAGGATGTCGAGGACGACGCGCTGGTCGCGTCGTTCGAGCGCATCGAGGCCGCGCGCGGCGGCACTCCCCAGACGTATTTCGAGTTCGGCACCCTGGCGGCGCTGGACCTGATGGCGCGCGCGGCACTCGACGTGGCGATCCTCGAGGTCGGCCTTGGCGGGCGGCTGGACGCCGTGAACATCGTCGATGCGGACGTCGCCGTCGTGACGACGGTCGATCTCGATCACCAGGACTGGCTGGGCAACGACCGCGACAGCATCGGCCGAGAGAAGGCGGGCATCGCCAGGGCGGGGCGCCCGGCGATCGTCGGCGAAGCGAATCCGCCGGAAGGGCTGCTCGAGGCACTGCGCGCCATCGGCGCGACCCTCGTCCAATCAGGGATCGCCTACAGCGCGAATGTGGAAGCCGCTATAGCGGCTCCCACAGGGGATTCATGGTCGTGGGTTCATCGCGACGGCACGGTGCTGGAACTTCCATTCCCGGCACTGGCCGCGCCCATCCAGCTCGCGAACGCCGCGACGGCGATCGCCGCCATCCACGTGCTGGGCCCAAGGCTCGACGTGTCGCCGGCGGCTATCCGCTCGGCGTTGGCGGCCGTCCAGGTCGCGGGCCGCCTGCAACGCATCGCCGTACACCCGCGCACTCTCGTCGACGTGGGCCACAACCCTCAGGCGGCGCGCGCGCTCGCGGCGTGGCTGGATGCGCAACCCTCGGGCGGTCATGTGCTCGCGGTGTACGGCGCCCTCGCGGACAAGGACGTGGCGGGCGTCGTCGAGGCGATAGGGCAGCGGATCGACCGCTGGTTCGTCGCCGGGTTGGATCGCGACACGCCGCGCGGCCTGGCGGCGGAGCCGCTGGCCGCCACGCTCGCCGCCGTGTTGCCCGGCGCGGCGGTCTCGCCGTATCCGAATGTCTCCGCCGCCTGGGCGGCCGCGCGCGAAGCGGCGACCGCCGACGACACCGTGCTGCTGTTCGGCTCCTTCTTCGTCGCGAGCGCGGCCCTGGCGGCTCCGCGGTAG